The following proteins are co-located in the Prionailurus viverrinus isolate Anna chromosome A1, UM_Priviv_1.0, whole genome shotgun sequence genome:
- the LOC125175557 gene encoding 2'-5'-oligoadenylate synthase 1A-like, producing MRAVLKLLVRYTEIDVVWHRHYHPKFPIFVKVNQKHTRPFILDPVNPTVNVCDTCNAWDEVALVARHSLLKPLFSRVRAEPPWLFTNNW from the exons ATGAGGGCAGTCCTCAAACTTCTGGTTCGATACACAGAAATTGATGTCGTTTGGCACAGACACTACCATCCCAAGTTCCCCATTTTTGTAAAGGTTAACCAGAAACACACCAG gcCCTTCATTTTAGACCCCGTAAATCCTACTGTCAACGTGTGTGACACCTGCAATGCCTGGGACGAGGTTGCCCTGGTGGCGAGGCATAGCCTGTTGAAGCCTCTTTTCAGCAGAGTAAGAGCTGAGCCCCCTTGGCTTTTCACAAACAACTGGTAA
- the LOC125164494 gene encoding uncharacterized protein LOC125164494, giving the protein MSTGFSPHNMLECKSPQELQRFADKNIRPASGHLSTACVAEIGVLFKLIQDCFPVPASRVIQGGSYIKGTDTQGCSEIDIVLFSDVFANVNHCKKQLREALDALRENLKQTSRGNRILMGKRAPLSLRFNFLCTEGLHNHSFEIMACYDVLGHAPSTDLKHLYRKLYLCNDSDSAQLCALALLPYQVDFVKASVVRVKELIRLMIHWFKTSFAKSTEENKYVTSTWAPCEPSSFHIPFLYTSRPHLLPW; this is encoded by the exons ATGTCTACAGGATTTTCACCTCATAATATGTTGGAGTGTAAAAGTCCCCAAGAGCTACAGAGATTTGCAGATAAAAATATCCGCCCTGCCTCTGGTCATCTGAGCACTGCATGTGTGGCTGAAATTGGGGTCCTGTTCAAGTTGATCCAGGATTGCTTTCCGGTGCCGGCCTCCCGAGTGATCCAG GGTGGTTCTTATATAAAGGGGACTGACACCCAAGGATGCTCAGAGATTGACATCGTGTTGTTCAGTGATGTGTTTGCCAATGTGAACCATTGCAAAAAACAACTGCGAGAAGCTCTGGATGCTCTGAGGGAAAACTTAAAGCAAACATCACGTGGAAACAG GATCCTAATGGGAAAGAGAGCACCATTGTCTTTAAGATTCAATTTTTTATGTACTGAAGGTCTTCACAATCATTCTTTTGAGATCATGGCCTGCTATGATGTCCTGGGGCATGCACCCTCCACAg ATTTAAAACACCTTTACCGCAAACTGTATCTCTGTAACGACAGTGACTCAGCACAGCTGTGTGCCTTGGCCCTCTTGCCGTACCAAGTGGATTTTGTCAAGGCATCTGTGGTGAGGGTGAAGGAGCTCATTCGTTTAATGATACATTGGTTCAAGACGTCATTTGCCAAGTCCACCGAGGAAAATAAGTATGTAACCAGCACATGGGCACCATGTGAGCCTTCCTCTTTTCATATCCCTTTCCTTTATACTTCCAGGCCCCACCTCTTACCTTGGtag